From a region of the Erythrobacter neustonensis genome:
- a CDS encoding response regulator — protein MSLASQIAPHLPFLRRYARALTGSQAAGDAMVRAMLERVMTDADLQASLTGGRVPLYRAFGTVWADAYRETVNAAPASEHEAGAQARLGAITPPARQALLLTTLEDFTVAETAAVLGRTPDEVRTLVAEAIAEIEREQATSVLIIEDEPLIAMQLEDLVTSLGHTVSGTAATRTQARAAIGEAMPGLVLADIQLADGSSGLDAVDDILAVGSMPVIFITAYPERLLTGDRPEPTYLVTKPFQEASVRAAISQALFFGSTRPL, from the coding sequence ATGTCCCTTGCAAGCCAGATCGCCCCCCATCTGCCTTTCCTGCGCCGCTATGCCCGCGCCTTGACCGGGTCGCAGGCGGCAGGCGATGCGATGGTGCGCGCGATGCTCGAACGCGTGATGACCGACGCCGATCTGCAGGCCAGCCTGACCGGGGGCCGCGTGCCACTGTACCGCGCGTTCGGCACGGTCTGGGCCGATGCCTACCGCGAAACCGTCAACGCGGCGCCGGCCAGCGAACACGAAGCCGGTGCCCAGGCGCGGCTGGGCGCGATTACCCCGCCCGCGCGTCAGGCACTGCTGCTTACCACGCTTGAGGACTTCACCGTCGCCGAAACCGCTGCCGTGCTCGGCCGGACGCCCGACGAGGTCCGGACACTGGTGGCCGAGGCAATCGCCGAAATCGAGCGCGAGCAGGCCACCAGCGTGCTGATCATCGAGGACGAACCGCTGATCGCGATGCAGCTCGAAGACCTTGTGACCAGCCTCGGCCACACGGTCAGCGGCACTGCGGCAACGCGCACGCAGGCGCGCGCTGCAATCGGCGAGGCGATGCCCGGACTGGTGCTCGCCGATATCCAGTTGGCCGATGGCTCGTCGGGTCTGGATGCGGTCGACGACATTCTGGCGGTTGGATCGATGCCGGTGATCTTCATCACCGCCTATCCCGAACGCTTGCTGACGGGTGATAGGCCCGAACCGACCTATCTTGTGACCAAGCCGTTTCAGGAGGCGAGCGTGCGCGCCGCGATCAGCCAGGCGCTGTTCTTCGGCTCCACCCGCCCACTCTGA
- a CDS encoding fatty acid desaturase family protein, protein MTMHQTLSPMPLTAPPKATRVQFMAEDDKAMLRAVRDLTKGLGEAKPGIYWPDMLLSAGVGYAGIAIAILSGSLVVKIVAGLVAALALYRALMFIHELTHIHRAALPGFRTGWNLLVGIPLLTPSFMYEGVHTIHHKRTQYGTVEDPEYLPLALMKPWSLPLFVIVAILAPVALIVRAAVLVPLGAVIPAVRTFTWERFSALSINPEFRRRPPEGEFIGRVRWQEAGVFVWSWLLIGSTQVIGWQPLATALVILSLTALLNQLRTLVAHLWENEGEAMTVTAQFLDSVNVPPPGVAAEIWAPVGLRYHALHHLMPSMPYHDLPEAHRRLARELGTGSTYDGANHPGMAVLVGRIAKSTMGKRAA, encoded by the coding sequence ATGACCATGCACCAGACCCTTTCCCCGATGCCTCTGACGGCCCCGCCCAAGGCGACCCGCGTCCAGTTCATGGCCGAGGACGACAAGGCGATGCTGCGCGCGGTGCGCGATCTGACCAAGGGTCTGGGCGAGGCCAAGCCCGGCATTTACTGGCCCGACATGCTGCTGTCGGCAGGGGTGGGCTACGCCGGGATTGCGATTGCAATCCTTTCAGGCAGCCTTGTGGTGAAGATCGTTGCCGGATTGGTCGCCGCGCTGGCGCTTTACCGCGCGCTGATGTTCATTCACGAGCTCACGCATATTCACCGCGCTGCGCTGCCCGGTTTCCGCACGGGCTGGAACCTGCTTGTCGGCATTCCGCTGCTCACCCCGTCCTTCATGTATGAAGGCGTGCACACGATCCACCACAAGCGCACGCAATACGGCACGGTGGAGGACCCCGAATACCTGCCGCTGGCGCTGATGAAGCCGTGGAGCCTGCCGCTGTTCGTGATCGTCGCGATCCTTGCGCCGGTGGCGCTGATCGTGCGCGCGGCGGTGCTGGTGCCCCTTGGGGCCGTGATCCCGGCCGTGCGTACCTTCACGTGGGAAAGGTTCTCGGCGCTGTCGATCAACCCCGAATTCCGCCGCCGCCCGCCCGAAGGCGAATTCATCGGGCGCGTGCGCTGGCAGGAAGCGGGTGTGTTCGTGTGGTCGTGGCTGCTGATCGGCTCCACCCAGGTGATCGGCTGGCAGCCGCTGGCGACCGCGCTGGTGATCCTGTCGCTGACTGCGCTGCTCAATCAGTTGCGCACGCTGGTCGCGCACCTGTGGGAGAACGAGGGCGAGGCGATGACCGTCACCGCGCAGTTCCTCGACAGCGTCAACGTGCCCCCGCCGGGCGTGGCTGCGGAAATCTGGGCGCCGGTGGGTCTGCGCTATCACGCGCTGCACCATCTGATGCCGTCGATGCCCTATCACGACCTGCCCGAAGCGCACCGCCGTTTGGCGCGCGAATTGGGCACGGGTTCGACCTATGACGGCGCGAACCATCCCGGGATGGCAGTGTTGGTCGGCCGGATCGCCAAGAGCACTATGGGTAAGCGCGCGGCCTGA
- a CDS encoding GNAT family N-acetyltransferase — MTWSLRLARPEDAAAMAAIERAAAVAFAAEPSIDPGRARAEADYARLVRRGHSLIAHVDDVPAGFLAAQPFSRELHIWEMNVVPAFQRRGIGSGLVRAAMIDARNTGFKALTLTTFRDLAWNAPFYARLGFEEVTALDAHPRLAGELANEVDDGLPADRRCAMIRFLD; from the coding sequence ATGACCTGGTCGCTGCGGCTCGCCCGGCCCGAGGATGCAGCTGCAATGGCGGCGATCGAGCGCGCGGCAGCGGTCGCCTTTGCCGCCGAGCCTTCGATCGATCCCGGCAGGGCTCGCGCAGAGGCGGACTATGCCCGGCTTGTCCGCCGCGGACACAGCCTGATTGCGCATGTGGACGATGTGCCGGCAGGGTTCCTGGCGGCGCAGCCCTTCAGCCGCGAACTCCATATCTGGGAAATGAATGTCGTCCCCGCCTTCCAGCGCCGCGGCATCGGATCGGGGCTGGTGCGCGCAGCCATGATCGACGCGCGCAACACCGGTTTCAAGGCGCTGACCCTCACCACCTTTCGCGATCTGGCGTGGAACGCGCCGTTCTACGCGCGTCTCGGCTTCGAGGAGGTCACCGCGCTCGATGCCCATCCGCGTCTAGCCGGCGAGTTGGCGAACGAAGTCGACGATGGCCTGCCTGCCGACCGCCGCTGCGCGATGATCCGCTTTCTGGACTAG
- the lptG gene encoding LPS export ABC transporter permease LptG: MQMDFFPSRTLTVYLAKLFVVRILAVLVMLVLVLLALDLLSQTGDILAVPGNGQAEVLQYASLRAPQLVSRFLPYSVLLATLITLVTLNQNSEVVAMKAAGLSAHQVLAPLLLTAAIIAAASFAFNERIVTRANATLSAWEAAEYGPIPQSDESGNAPRANIYLTDGDNILAAAGLTGSGENIVLTGVTWYVRAPGGIIREQIRSPRATFAAPGWRLEQPVRFDVAGAITERPASLVVGQGLLPERIMLQSVNVDALSFWELGRSIDAYETAGRNTDEMRAKWWHRLSGPLSALLMPLLGSIAAFGLARSGQLFVRAIIGMALGFAYFVVDNAALAMGSFGGYPPFLAAWAPFFLFLLLGETVLVRTEE; this comes from the coding sequence ATGCAGATGGATTTCTTCCCCTCGCGCACGCTGACGGTCTATCTGGCGAAGCTGTTCGTTGTCCGCATCCTTGCGGTGCTGGTGATGCTGGTGCTGGTGCTGCTCGCGCTCGACCTGCTGTCGCAGACGGGCGACATTCTGGCGGTGCCGGGCAACGGACAGGCCGAGGTGCTGCAATATGCCTCGCTGCGCGCGCCGCAGCTTGTCAGCCGCTTCCTGCCCTATTCGGTATTGCTGGCGACGCTGATCACGCTGGTGACATTGAACCAGAATTCCGAGGTGGTGGCGATGAAGGCCGCAGGGCTCTCGGCGCATCAGGTGCTTGCGCCGCTGCTGCTGACGGCCGCGATCATCGCCGCTGCCTCATTCGCCTTCAACGAACGCATCGTCACCCGCGCCAATGCCACGCTGTCGGCGTGGGAGGCGGCGGAATATGGCCCGATCCCGCAAAGCGATGAAAGCGGCAACGCGCCGCGGGCGAATATCTACCTCACCGATGGCGACAATATCCTCGCTGCGGCCGGACTGACCGGGTCGGGCGAGAATATCGTGCTGACCGGCGTGACCTGGTATGTACGCGCGCCGGGCGGGATCATCCGCGAACAGATCCGCAGCCCGCGCGCCACCTTTGCCGCGCCCGGCTGGCGGCTGGAACAACCCGTGCGGTTCGACGTGGCCGGCGCAATCACCGAGCGCCCCGCATCGCTGGTGGTGGGTCAGGGCCTGCTGCCCGAACGGATCATGCTGCAATCGGTCAATGTCGATGCGTTGAGCTTCTGGGAGCTTGGCCGATCGATCGACGCCTATGAAACGGCGGGACGCAACACCGACGAGATGCGTGCCAAGTGGTGGCACCGCCTGTCCGGCCCGCTCTCGGCACTGCTGATGCCGCTGCTCGGATCGATCGCCGCCTTCGGGCTCGCCCGGTCGGGCCAATTGTTCGTGCGCGCGATCATCGGGATGGCGCTGGGCTTTGCCTATTTCGTGGTGGACAATGCCGCGCTCGCGATGGGCAGTTTCGGTGGCTATCCGCCCTTCCTGGCCGCATGGGCGCCGTTCTTCCTGTTCCTGCTGCTGGGCGAAACCGTTCTGGTGCGGACCGAGGAATGA